The Miscanthus floridulus cultivar M001 chromosome 17, ASM1932011v1, whole genome shotgun sequence genome has a window encoding:
- the LOC136515701 gene encoding protein argonaute 4A-like — translation MESHNGEADDLPPPPPLIAGVEPLKADETKAPLKPRSLVQRNGFGRKGQLITNHFKANLKYEDDTPILFTIGALPQVKNEFTVVVEDFSTGKTPANGSPGNDSPPGSERKMALRGQDSEHSQEAIRVIDIIPRQHSAKQSCLLVRQSFFHNNPSNFVDLGGGVIKPFRECQCAGHNRKCGVSNLCNFGSLPRLSFEFWQ, via the exons ATGGAGTCTCACAATGGCGAGGCTGATGACTTGCCTCCACCACCTCCTTTGATTGCTGGTGTTGAACCACTTAAAGCTGATGAAACAAAGGCGCCATTGAAACCTAGGAGTCTGGTCCAGAGGAATGGCTTTGGCAGAAAGGGGCAGCTGATAACAAATCACTTCAAA GCAAATTTGAAGTATGAAGATGATACACCG ATCCTGTTCACAATTGGTGCTCTTCCTCAAGTTAAAAATGAGTTCACTGTCGTGGTTGAAGACTTTTCAACTGGAAA GACTCCTGCAAATGGCAGTCCAGGCAATGACAGTCCTCCTGGAAGTGAGAGGAAAATG GCCTTGAGAGGTCAGGATTCAGAGCACAGTCAGGAAGCAATTCGAGTGATTGACATTATTCCGAGGCAGCACTCAGCTAAGCA GAGTTGCCTATTAGTAAGGCAATCATTCTTCCACAACAATCCTTCCAACTTTGTTGACCTGGGTGGTGGTGTA ATCAAGCCCTTTCGGGAGTGCCAGTGCGCTGGGCACAACAGAAAG TGTGGTGTGAGCAATCTTTGCAACTTTGGATCATTGCCCCGGTTGTCTTTCGAGTTCTGGCAATGA
- the LOC136518825 gene encoding transcription termination factor MTERF4, chloroplastic-like, protein MMKSLLFSAHPTPPLLLAPRLRRLLRFRASSSASASASASAPPRADRRSPRPAPSRRPSSSSLYARPSLLEMERERATRRADVDAFLASLGVDPGELAGLELPVTVDVMRERAEFLGSLGLTLEDLAAYPLALGCSVRKNMVPVLDYLGKLGVRRDALPVLLRRYPQVLHASVVVDLAPVVKYLQGMDVRPADVPRVLERYPELLGFKLEGTMSTSVAYLVGIGVGRRQIGSVITRFPEVLGMRVGKIIKPFVEHLEGIGLQRLAVARIIEKKPYVLGFGLEEKVKPNIEALMDFGVRKEALASIVMQYPDVLGLELRDKLVAQQSLFESSILVSCEDFGRVVKRMPQAISLGRAAVLKHVNFLTACGFMLSQVSKMVVACPQLLALNMDIMRMNFEYFKNEMERDLEELVEFPAFFTYGLESTVRPRHEMVSRKGFTCSLAWLLNSSDAKFDERMKYDTIGVDEMEREDSSDMNAFVEEVDSEEYEGRAWYKR, encoded by the coding sequence ATGATGAAATCCCTCCTCTTCTCCGCCCACCCAACGCCGCCGCTCCTCCTCGCCCCCCGCCTTCGCAGGCTCCTCCGCTTCCGCGCCTCCTcctctgcctccgcctccgcctccgcctccgcaccGCCCCGAGCCGACCGCCGCTCCCCCCGGCCCGCGCCGTCGCGCCGcccatcctcctcctccctctatgCGCGCCCCAGCCTCCTCGAGATGGAGCGCGAGCGCGCCACCCGCCGCGCCGACGTTgacgccttcctcgcctccctcggCGTCGACCCGGGCGAACTTGCGGGCCTCGAGCTCCCGGTCACCGTCGATGTCATGCGGGAGCGCGCCGAGTTCCTGGGTTCCCTCGGCCTTACCCTCGAGGACCTCGCCGCTTACCCTCTCGCTCTCGGCTGCAGCGTGCGCAAGAACATGGTCCCCGTGCTCGACTACCTCGGCAAGCTCGGCGTCCGCCGCGATGCGCTCCCGGTCCTGCTCAGACGGTACCCGCAGGTGCTACACGCCAGCGTCGTCGTCGACCTTGCCCCCGTCGTCAAGTACCTCCAGGGTATGGACGTGAGGCCTGCTGACGTGCCGCGCGTGCTCGAGCGCTACCCGGAGCTCCTCGGGTTCAAGCTCGAGGGCACTATGAGCACTTCCGTCGCCTACCTCGTTGGCATTGGAGTGGGGAGGCGTCAGATAGGTAGCGTCATCACTCGTTTTCCAGAGGTGCTTGGTATGCGCGTGGGGAAGATAATAAAGCCTTTTGTCGAACACCTTGAGGGCATTGGGCTTCAGAGGTTAGCTGTTGCAAGAATAATAGAGAAGAAGCCATATGTACTTGGATTTGGGCTAGAGGAGAAGGTGAAGCCTAACATTGAGGCTCTTATGGACTTTGGAGTGAGGAAGGAGGCTCTAGCATCCATTGTGATGCAGTATCCCGACGTTCTTGGACTTGAACTGAGGGACAAGCTTGTTGCACAGCAGAGCTTGTTTGAGTCGAGCATTTTGGTTAGCTGTGAAGATTTTGGGAGAGTGGTCAAGAGGATGCCGCAAGCCATTAGTCTTGGACGAGCTGCGGTTCTGAAGCATGTTAATTTCCTCACAGCTTGTGGATTTATGCTCTCTCAAGTGAGCAAAATGGTTGTGGCATGCCCCCAACTGCTCGCACTAAATATGGATATAATGAGGATGAATTTCGAATACTTCAAGAATGAGATGGAGAGGGATTTGGAGGAGCTGGTTGAGTTCCCTGCATTCTTCACATATGGCCTTGAGTCGACTGTGAGGCCTCGGCATGAGATGGTGTCCCGGAAGGGATTCACATGCTCTCTTGCATGGCTTCTAAACAGTTCTGATGCCAAATTTGATGAGCGCATGAAGTATGATACAATTGGGGTTGATGAAATGGAGCGTGAGGATTCTTCTGACATGAATGCGTTTGTGGAGGAGGTAGATAGTGAGGagtatgaagggcgggcctggtacaagcggtag